The segment GTGCCGATCCAGTTGAACAACTTCACCCCGGTCGGCACGGCGATGAGGAAGGACATGAACGAAAAGAACGGCAGCAGAACAGCTCCGGTGGCGTACATGTGGTGCGCCCACACCGTGATCGAGAGCGCTGCGATGCCGAGGGTGGCGAAGATCAGACCCTTGTAGCCGAAGATGGGTTTGCGGCTGAAGACCGGGAAGATTTCGGAGACGATGCCGAAGAACGGGAGCGCGACGATGTAGACCTCGGGATGGCCGAAAAACCAGAACAGGTGCTGCCAGAGCACCGCTCCCCCGGTCGCCGGGTCGAACACGTGACCACCGAAGTGTCGATCGAATGCCAGCCCGGCCAACGCGGCCGCGAAGGTCGGGAACGCCAGCAGTACCAGCACCGAGGTCACGAGCATGTTCCAGGTGAAGACCGGCATCCGGAACATCGTCATGCCGGGTGCGCGCAGGCACACCACGGTGGTGATGAAGTTGACCGCACCCAAAATGGTGCCGAGTCCGGACAGGATCAGGCCCAGGACCCACAGGTCGGCGCCGACGCCGGGGGAATGCAGTGCGCTCGTCAGCGGCGTGTAGGCAGTCCACCCGAAGTCCGCGGCACCTCCCGGGGTAATGAACCCGGCGAGCACGATCAGCGATCCGAACACGTAGAGCCAGTACGCGAACGCGTTGAGGCGCGGGAACGCGACGTCGGGTGCCCCGATCTGCAGCGGCAGAATGTAATTGGCGAATCCGTATGCGACCGGGACGGCGTAGAGCAGCAGCATGATCGTGCCGTGCATGGTGAACAGCTGGTTGTACTGCTCGTTGGACAGGAACTGCAATCCCGGTACGGCGAGTTCGGTGCGCATGAGCAGCGCCATCAACCCGCCGATGAGGAAGAGCCCGAACGAGGTGACCAGATACATCTTGCCGATCGTCTTGTGATCGGTGGTGGTCACCAGCTGGAACAGCGTCGAGCCCTTCGGCTCGTGACGCATCGGATACGGCCTGGCCGCCTCAGGGCGGGGGATCAGTGCGGTCATCGACGATTTCCTCGATCCAGGTGTGGGATGCGCCGCGTTTGCGTGCGCAGAAATAGGCTGTGATGCACAACGATGTGCGTTACAGGGCTATGGAGGCCTGGACGGTGACGTAGACGGCCACGACGAGTAACAGGGCTGCGAAGGTACGGGTGAGTGTGGTGGCAGTGACTTTGTCGCTGATGGCTTTTCCTGCGAACGAGCCTGCAATTGCCGCGAGGGTGAACGGTACGACAATCTCCCACGGGATGGCGGCACCCGTGCCGAGGCGTTCGGTGAAGGCCCCGCGCTGGTGATCGAGATGATTACCAGTGACGTTCCGACCGCTACGGGCATCGAATAGCCCAGTGCCAGAACCAGGGCAGGGACGATGAGGAATCCGCCACCCACTCCCAGAAAACCCGTGAGGAAGCCGACGACGAGCGCGGAGGCGACCAGCTTGACTACCTGCGACGCGGTGATCTTCACTTTCGCGGGCTTCGTGGCGACCGCGACGGCGCTCGGCCGTGTTCCCGCTGTCTCGGCCGGGTTCGGCGTCGGCAGGTCGGCATCGTGTCCGCGCCGGGTGCGGCGCAGCATCGCACCGGCGGCGACGATCATCAGTGCCGCGAACGCGAGCAGCAAGATCTGCGGGTCGACCGATCGGTTGAGGATCGATCCGCCGAAGGCGGTGACCGAGCCCAGGATTCCGAACACTGCCGCTGCCCGCCACCGAACGTGCCGTGCTCGCGCATGGCTGATGGCCGCGATGATCGAGGTGATTCCGACGATGATCAGCGAGGCACTCGTTGCCGATTGCGGTTCGACCGCCAGGAGATACACCAGGGCAGGAACAGTCAGTATCGATCCCCCACCACCGAGTGCGCCGAGGGAGAGCCCGATGAGAATCCCTGCGGCGACTGCGATCGCGAGGGTGGCGACCATGTCAGATCACTGTGCCGGGGGTGCCGTCATCACGGACCACAGGTCGGCCGTCTTCGTGCCACGCTTTCATTCCGCCCGACAGATTGTGCGCTGCGCGACCGGCATCGGTGAGGGCCGCGACAGCTGTGCTCGACCGAGCACCCGAGCGACACACCACGACCAATTTCTGCTCAGGA is part of the Rhodococcus sp. SBT000017 genome and harbors:
- the ctaD gene encoding cytochrome c oxidase subunit I, which gives rise to MTALIPRPEAARPYPMRHEPKGSTLFQLVTTTDHKTIGKMYLVTSFGLFLIGGLMALLMRTELAVPGLQFLSNEQYNQLFTMHGTIMLLLYAVPVAYGFANYILPLQIGAPDVAFPRLNAFAYWLYVFGSLIVLAGFITPGGAADFGWTAYTPLTSALHSPGVGADLWVLGLILSGLGTILGAVNFITTVVCLRAPGMTMFRMPVFTWNMLVTSVLVLLAFPTFAAALAGLAFDRHFGGHVFDPATGGAVLWQHLFWFFGHPEVYIVALPFFGIVSEIFPVFSRKPIFGYKGLIFATLGIAALSITVWAHHMYATGAVLLPFFSFMSFLIAVPTGVKLFNWIGTMWRGQVTLETPMLFSIGFLITFLFGGLTGVLLASPPIDFHVTDTYFVVAHFHYVLFGTIVFATYAGVYFWFPKITGRMLDERLGKWHFWTTFVGFHMTFLVQHWLGNEGMPRRYADYLPSDGFTTLNLISSIGEFILGLSTLPFVWNVFKSYRYGEVATVDDPWGYGNSLEWATTCPPPRHNFTEIPRIRSERPAFELHYPHMVERMRTEAHVGLTGHTADVRAPSEIIADGVEEGTASGTSEERR
- a CDS encoding sulfite exporter TauE/SafE family protein, which produces MVATLAIAVAAGILIGLSLGALGGGGSILTVPALVYLLAVEPQSATSASLIIVGITSIIAAISHARARHVRWRAAAVFGILGSVTAFGGSILNRSVDPQILLLAFAALMIVAAGAMLRRTRRGHDADLPTPNPAETAGTRPSAVAVATKPAKVKITASQVVKLVASALVVGFLTGFLGVGGGFLIVPALVLALGYSMPVAVGTSLVIISITSAGPSPNASARVPPSRGRLSYRSPSRQLQARSQEKPSATKSLPPHSPVPSQPCYSSWPSTSPSRPP
- a CDS encoding rhodanese-like domain-containing protein; this translates as MIEAPPEADPAAAHALIAESGAILIDVREDDEWAAGHAPGAVHVRLGDLDPAAYPPEQKLVVVCRSGARSSTAVAALTDAGRAAHNLSGGMKAWHEDGRPVVRDDGTPGTVI